Genomic DNA from Deltaproteobacteria bacterium:
GATTTTTCTTTTCAGCCATGGAAGCCTTTGTGCGCCTGCCGGAGAGGCATGGCAAGCCGGTCATCGCTTCAGCATTCACAGAACGGGAAGATGATGCCGTAGCGTTTGTCCAGGATCACAGGCTTCCCTGCTACCGGGCCCCGGAACGGGCGGTCCGGGCCATGGCTGCCCTCTGCCGATATGCCGAGATCCGTTGCCGGAAATAAAAACGAAAAAATATATTGGGACGCAGATTTACCCTGTTAGATGTTCACTATCTAACAGGGTAAACGCAGATTTTTAGGATTCATAAATCGTAAGGCATGAAGCCTAAGGGGATTGTTAAATCTTTAACTCGTGCTTACGACTTGCGCCTTGCGACTTACGGTTGTTTCATGTTTTATCTACGGGGATCTGTGGAAATCTGCGTCCTATTGAATTCGTAGTTGAGACCTTTAGAACAAAGGATTTCTCTTGCCTCACTCTTTACCCAAGTTTATGATAAATGGAGAATCTATCGGGAGATTGAAAAGTGGGTTTCTACCTGATCAAACGTTTGGTCTTGATGATTCCGCTCTTCATCGGGATTACGATCATCTCCTTCGCGGTCATCCATCTGGCCCCGGGTTCACCCATCGACATGGCCACGGATCTCAATCCCAAAGCTACGGCCGAGGTGAAAGCCAGGATGCGAGCATTATACGGGCTGGACAAACCCCTGCACGTCCAGTACGGGACTTGGCTAAGCCGGCTGCTAGTTATGGATTTCGGCACTTCCTTCTCCCAGGATGGGCGGAAGGTCACGGATAAAATCTTCGAACGCCTGCCCATCACGATTTTCATTAATGTCTTTTCCTTGCTTCTCATTCTTACGGTGGCGATCCCCCTCGGGGTGCTTGCGGCGACTTATAAAAATTCTCTCTTCGACAAAGCCACCACGGTATTCGTCTTTGTTGGCTTTGCTGTGCCTACCTTCTGGCTGGCTCTTCTGCTGATGATCCTTTTCGGCGTGCACTTGGGCTGGCTGCCCATCTCGGGCCTGAAGTCCCTGAACTATGAATACCTTCCCACCTCTGCCCAATTATGGGACCGGGTCAGCCATCTCATCCTGCCTATCCTCCTTTCTGCCTTTGGAGGACTGGCCGGACTCTCGCGTTATATGCGTTCGAACATGCTCGAAGTCATCCGTCAGGACTATATCACCACGGCCAAAGCCAAAGGCCTTTCCCAGCGGGTGGTCATCTTCAAGCATGCTCTGCGTAATGCCCTGTTGCCCGTGATTACCATCTTGGGACTTTCCATTCCAGGACTGATCGGCGGCAGCGTCATCTTCGAAACGATCTTTGCTATCCCGGGCATGGGCCAACTCTTTTACGCCAGCGTCATGGCCCGGGATTATCCGACCATCATGGGAATTCTGGTTATTGGAGCGGTGCTCACTCTGCTGGGGAATTTGATCGCCGATGTATCCTATGCCCTGGTAGACCCGAGGATCCGGACTACCTAAACGGGGTCCGGCTGGAAAGAAAATAAAAGGGGCTTTGGACGAAAGATGTCAAAAGAAAAAAACCTCTGCCAAGCTTCTACTGATCAAGAGAAATTACGCCATTTGTTCTGGAAGAGGTTTCGAAAAAACAAGCTGGCCCTTACGGGGGCATTCATCGTCATCTTTCTTTTCTTCGCGGCCCTCTTCGCCCCATGGCTCTCTCCTTACGATCCTGGTCAGATTAATATTAAAAAGATCCTGCAGGATCCCTCGGCCAAACATATCTTCGGCACTGACCAGTTAGGGAGGGATGTGTTTAGCCGGATGCTTGGGGGTTCAAGAATTTCTTTGCTGGTAGGTTTCGTGGCCGTGGGCATTGCCTCTCTTATTGGAGTCTTTTTGGGGGCTCTGGCCGGCTACTACGGCCGGTGGGTGGATAACCTGATTATGCGCTTCGTGGACATCATGCTCTGTTTCCCCACTTTTTTTCTGATATTGGCCGTGATCGCCCTGCTGGAGCCGAATATTTGGAACATCATGATCATTATTGGCATAACCGGGTGGATGAGCGTGGCCAGACTGGTGCGGGCTGAATTTCTAAGTTTGAAGGAACGAGATTATGCCGTGGCCGAGAAAGCTCTGGGCGCCAGAGATTTCCGCATCATCTTCCTTCACATCCTGCCCAATGCCCTGGCGCCCGTTTTAGTCGCCGCCACGCTGGGAGTTGCCGGAGCCATCCTCACCGAATCCGCCCTCAGTTTCCTGGGGATCGGCGTGCAGCCGCCAACGCCGAGCTGGGGAAATATTCTCACCGCGGGCAAAGACAACATCCAGATCGCCTGGTGGCTTTCCCTCTATCCGGGGCTGGCGATATTGATCACGGTGTTGGGATATACCCTTTTAGGAGAAGGCATACGCGATGCCATTGATCCGAGGCTGAAATAAGGCTCAAGGCAAAAGGTACAAGGATAAAGACTCAGGATTTAGCACTCGGGATTACACGACTACAAGACTATTAGACGATAAGACTTTTTTTCCGCTTATACGAGGAAAACAATGGCTGAAAAAGATCTTGTAATCATTGGTAGCGGCCCTGGAGGGTATGTGGCGGCCATTCGGGCCGCCCAACTGGGAGGAAAAGTTACCCTCGTCGAAAAGAATGAACTGGGCGGTACGTGCCTCAACCGGGGGTGCATCCCCACCAAGGTTCTTCTCCGGGGAGTTGAACTTCTGGAGGCGCTGGAGGGAAGCAAGGATTTCGGCATCCAGGCCGGGGAGATCTCCGTTGATTTTTCCAGACTGCTGGCCCGCAAAGATCGCGCGGTTAAAACCTTGGTTTCCGGGGTTGCCGGACTGATGAAAGCCAACGGCATCACCGTGGTCAAGGGCCAAGCGAAATTCATCTCTCCACAGGAAATCGAAGTGCTCGCGGAGCAAGGAGGGAAAGTTGCTTGCCGGGCCAGGAAGATCATCCTGGCCACCGGCTCGATCTCTGCGGACCTTCCTGTCTCCGGAGCGAACGGTCCCGGCGTAATCGATAGCAACGGGGCCTTGCAATTGACGCAAGTTCCCGAATCCATGGTGATCATCGGGGCTGGGCCGATCGGACTGGAGTTCGGCACCATCTTCGCTGCTCTGGGCAGCAGAGTTACGATCTTGGAAATGATGGACCAAATCCTTCCCAGCGAAGATCCAGAGGTGGCCTCGGCATTGGAAAAATCACTCCGGCGCTTTAAGATTCAGACCTTAACCAATTGCCGGGTGAAAGAGATTAGCGAAGGTTCGCAGGGGAAGCGAAAAGTCGTGGCCACGACGGGTGAAGAGGACAAAGTTTTTGAGGCCCAGTATATTCTGCTGGCCGTGGGCAGGAAGGCGAATTGGGAAGGGTTGGGTCTTCCGGAAGCAGGGGTTCAATGCAACCCAAAAGGGATCGAGGTCAACGAAAGGATGGAAACCAATGTTCCCGGGATTTATGCCATCGGGGATGTAACCGGACAGTGGCTCCTGGCCCATTTCGCCATGGCCCAGGGAGCGGTAGCAGCGGAAAACGCCCTGGGGCATGAAGCGCGCATGGAGCGCCGGGTTGTTCCCCGGTGCGTCTATACCCTTCCGGAAGTGGCCTCTGTGGGAATGACGGAAAAGGAGGCTAAAGCAGCGGGATACGAGTTAAAGATAGGTCGGTTTCCTTTTGCCGGAAATGGGAAAGCGACTATCATCGGGGAACGGAATGGATTTGTGAAGATGGTTGCTGAGGCCAAATATGGCGAGATCCTTGGGGTGCATATCTTCGGCCCTCATGCCACAGACCTGATCGGCGAAGCAGTACTGGCCATGCACCTGGAGGGTACCGCGGCCGACATGGCCCGCGCCATCCATCCCCATCCCACGCTTACGGAGGCCTTGATGGAAGCGGGATTGGATGTAGATGGAATGGCCGTCCACATTCCTCCCCGAAAAAAAGGATAGAAATTAAAGGTCCCTTTCAGTAAAATAAATTTGGCTTAGGACGCAGATTTGCGCAGATACACGCAGATAAAACATGAAACAACCTAAGTCGCAAGGCGTAAGTCGTAAGCACGAGTTAAAAATTTAACAATCCCCTTGCGCTTCATGCCTTACGCTTTATGAATCCTAAAAATCCGCGTTTACCCTGTTAGATTGTGAACATCTAACAGGGTGAATCTGCGTCCCAATATATTTTTCCGTTTTTATTTCCGGCAACGGATCTCGGCATATCGGCAGAGGGCAGCCATGGCCCGGACCGCCCGTTCCGGGGCCCGGTAGCAGGGAAGCCCGTGATCCTGGACAAACGCTACGGCATCATCTTCCCGTTCTGTGAATGCTGAAGCGATGACCGGCTTGCCATGCCTCTCCGGCAGGCGCACAAAGGCTTCCATGGCTGAAAAGAAAAATCCTTTCACTTTCTCATACGATGGAATTTTTATAAAATTCTTGGCGATCTCCGCCACCGCGTGGAAATAGCTGGATCCATGAACGCCGTGGAGCAATAGCCCATCGATGGAAGGGTCCTTCAAAATGATCTCTGGGAGCTTTTCCATGAGCACCCCCATGTCCATGAAGAAGGTCAAGTCCACCGGATTGCGGTACGATGCCGTTGCCGGGAGGAGCTGGCGAATTTCAGCCTGCAGACCTTCGGAAAAGATGGGGACCTTCAATCCCAAGCGATTACAGGCATCCGCCAGGGAAGAAGCCGGACCCCCGGAGTGGGTGAGGATAGCCATGTTCCTGCCCTTCGGCAAAGGAAGGGAAGCCAGAGCCCAGGCCCATTCATAAAGGTCCTCCACCGCATAAGCTCGAATCACTCCGGATTGCCGGAAAAGGGCGTCATAAAGATCGTCCGGACCAGAGATCGATCCAGTGTGGCTGGCCGAGGAGCGTGCTCCGGCTTCTGTCCCTCCCACGTAAAGGGCGACGATGGGCTTTTCTCGGGTTACGCGTTGCGCAATTCTGATGAATTCCCGGGGCCGCTTGATTCCTTCGATGTAAACGGCGATAGCCTTCGTTTCCGGGTCGCTCCCCAAATATTCCAGGCAATCCACCAAATCCAGGTTGGCCTCGTTGCCCACACTGATGGCCTGGCTGTACCCAATCTGCGACTTGGCCAGAAGGGGAAGGATTTGCGTGACGTAGGTTCCGCTTTGAGAGGCCACTCCCACAGAGCCGGCCTGATGAAAATACGGGTACATCGTGGGGTTGAGATGAAGAGCCGGATGGATAACCCCGATGCAATTTGGACCGATAAAACGAATTCCGTGCTTCCTGGCGATCTTAACAATCAGAGCTTCTAATTCTCTCCCTTTCTCTCCTACTTCTTTGAAACCGCCAGAAATGATGATGGCCCTTTTTACTCCCCGCACCCCCAAATCTTCTAACACCTTCGGAACGGCAGAAGTGGGCAGAGTCAAAATAGCCAAATCCACCGGCTTGGGAAGTTCTCGGGCGTTGGGGTAGGCTTTCAACCCCAGCACGGTCTTTTCTTGCGGATGGAGGGGATAAATCTTTCCTGGATATTTTCCCCCCAGAAGATTCAGGAGCTGGATCGTCCCCATTTTGGTAAAGTCGTTGGAAGCCCCGGCAATAGCCACGGACCGGGGATGCATGATCCGGAACAACGGATGTTCAGTCATTTTTTTCTCTCATTGCTTATACCTTAAATTCCCTGCGAGTTGGAAACGGAGGGTTTTTTGTTTTTTGACCATAACATAAGCGAATTCCTTTTTCAAATGGACACTAGTGCTTAGTTGCGGAAGATCGCATTGTATTTTTTGCGACAATTTCGACCAGCTTTGTCGTGGCCCGGGGGGCAGGGTGCTGAGTGCGGGCAGCATCGGCCGGGAAATGACCTGGTTCTATGCTAAGGCTGAGTCTCCGTAAAAGCAGGCGGGGTGCCCTTTCCCGCCTCATCAATGGAAAGACCACCGCCTTATGATGCCAAGCGAAGCGAACTGCCCCCCGGGCCTGGGGAAGGCCGTCAATATTACGCTAACTTTTACAACTAAGCACTAGCTTTGACCCTCCGCTCTTGACTCCCAGCTTCCAATTTACTATAGTCCTTCAGAAACTCAGGCTTTCCCCAGCGGGTATACTATTTACCTGCAACAGGGGGGAAGATTTAAAAAAGCCCTGGGTGCGGGTCTGGGAACGCTCAGCGGAAGCATGGAAACCATGCTGGCCAGCCGATGGAGCTGGCAAGGAGTGTGGGGATTCGGATTTTCAGATCAGGGCAACATACCTA
This window encodes:
- a CDS encoding CoA-binding protein, with product FFFSAMEAFVRLPERHGKPVIASAFTEREDDAVAFVQDHRLPCYRAPERAVRAMAALCRYAEIRCRK
- the lpdA gene encoding dihydrolipoyl dehydrogenase → MAEKDLVIIGSGPGGYVAAIRAAQLGGKVTLVEKNELGGTCLNRGCIPTKVLLRGVELLEALEGSKDFGIQAGEISVDFSRLLARKDRAVKTLVSGVAGLMKANGITVVKGQAKFISPQEIEVLAEQGGKVACRARKIILATGSISADLPVSGANGPGVIDSNGALQLTQVPESMVIIGAGPIGLEFGTIFAALGSRVTILEMMDQILPSEDPEVASALEKSLRRFKIQTLTNCRVKEISEGSQGKRKVVATTGEEDKVFEAQYILLAVGRKANWEGLGLPEAGVQCNPKGIEVNERMETNVPGIYAIGDVTGQWLLAHFAMAQGAVAAENALGHEARMERRVVPRCVYTLPEVASVGMTEKEAKAAGYELKIGRFPFAGNGKATIIGERNGFVKMVAEAKYGEILGVHIFGPHATDLIGEAVLAMHLEGTAADMARAIHPHPTLTEALMEAGLDVDGMAVHIPPRKKG
- a CDS encoding ABC transporter permease translates to MSKEKNLCQASTDQEKLRHLFWKRFRKNKLALTGAFIVIFLFFAALFAPWLSPYDPGQINIKKILQDPSAKHIFGTDQLGRDVFSRMLGGSRISLLVGFVAVGIASLIGVFLGALAGYYGRWVDNLIMRFVDIMLCFPTFFLILAVIALLEPNIWNIMIIIGITGWMSVARLVRAEFLSLKERDYAVAEKALGARDFRIIFLHILPNALAPVLVAATLGVAGAILTESALSFLGIGVQPPTPSWGNILTAGKDNIQIAWWLSLYPGLAILITVLGYTLLGEGIRDAIDPRLK
- a CDS encoding CoA-binding protein — its product is MTEHPLFRIMHPRSVAIAGASNDFTKMGTIQLLNLLGGKYPGKIYPLHPQEKTVLGLKAYPNARELPKPVDLAILTLPTSAVPKVLEDLGVRGVKRAIIISGGFKEVGEKGRELEALIVKIARKHGIRFIGPNCIGVIHPALHLNPTMYPYFHQAGSVGVASQSGTYVTQILPLLAKSQIGYSQAISVGNEANLDLVDCLEYLGSDPETKAIAVYIEGIKRPREFIRIAQRVTREKPIVALYVGGTEAGARSSASHTGSISGPDDLYDALFRQSGVIRAYAVEDLYEWAWALASLPLPKGRNMAILTHSGGPASSLADACNRLGLKVPIFSEGLQAEIRQLLPATASYRNPVDLTFFMDMGVLMEKLPEIILKDPSIDGLLLHGVHGSSYFHAVAEIAKNFIKIPSYEKVKGFFFSAMEAFVRLPERHGKPVIASAFTEREDDAVAFVQDHGLPCYRAPERAVRAMAALCRYAEIRCRK
- a CDS encoding ABC transporter permease; protein product: MGFYLIKRLVLMIPLFIGITIISFAVIHLAPGSPIDMATDLNPKATAEVKARMRALYGLDKPLHVQYGTWLSRLLVMDFGTSFSQDGRKVTDKIFERLPITIFINVFSLLLILTVAIPLGVLAATYKNSLFDKATTVFVFVGFAVPTFWLALLLMILFGVHLGWLPISGLKSLNYEYLPTSAQLWDRVSHLILPILLSAFGGLAGLSRYMRSNMLEVIRQDYITTAKAKGLSQRVVIFKHALRNALLPVITILGLSIPGLIGGSVIFETIFAIPGMGQLFYASVMARDYPTIMGILVIGAVLTLLGNLIADVSYALVDPRIRTT